tcatacTATGGATTTGTATCATACTCAATTCAGTaacattaaaattaaaatgaagataaaaataaaaaattaataataaaaaaatatacgtAAGACATTCAGGTCAGGTGGGATTACGTACACCTAAATTGGTGCTCCAGAATCCTACAGGCACCCAAAAGTACTACAAAACCTTACATTCACGAGTCTAGAACAATAGCAAAACACAAGAAAATCCATCTTATACAGTGTCAGAAAAGAAGTTTTTGAAGGTTGATGTTTTGCCCTGACTGCGTAGAGTCTATCGTCAATCAAGAGACATGGAAGTGGAGTACGAAGGAGAATTCAAACTACTTTTGGGTGCATTCATCTCCAAATTAAACTCATCAGAAAAGCCTGGTATCGGagcttcttcttcaagtatttgcAAAGCTTGCCTCATGCCGATTCTGCCTTCTGGCTGTGGATTAGAACAGAGCAGCCCCAGTTTCAGCACTCTCTCCATCTCAACTTCATCATATTGCCCACCAAGATTCGGGTCGGCTGCATCCATGAGATTGCCCGCCGAATACAACTCTCTCACCCAGTCCACCATAACTACTTGTTCAGGTTGGAGAGTGGGCTCAACAGGTCTCCTTCCACAAGCAACCTCCAACAGAAAAATACCAAAGCTGAACACATCTGTGGCTGGGCAGGCTTTTCCAGTGTGTATGAGCTCCGGCGCAATGTACCCCAGCGTTCCCACCACACGAGTAGTATGAGAGTTTTCGTTATGCTCATACAGACGCGCAAGCCCGAAATCTCCAAGCTTTCCATTGAGCTCCGAGTCCAGCAGAACGTTGCTGGACTTGATGTCTCTGTGCACTACACGTTGCTCCCATCCTTCGTGAAGATAGAGCAAACCCGCGGCAACATCTTTCAGGACTTTGTACCTGTGAATCCATTCGAACACCTTCTTTGGCTTTCCAAATATCATCTTGTCCAGGCTGCCACTTGGCATGTAGTCATAAACTATGAATAACCGCTTTATTCGCCTGCAGAAGCCTCTGATCTGCACAAGATTTCGATGTTGAAGGCGACCAAGACTGGAGATCTCTGCTATGAACTCCCTCATCCCTTCCTCAGTTTCTCTGAGGATGCATTTCACCGCTACTTGGAGGCCGTTTGTGGCCAGAACTCCCCTGTACACACGACCAAAGCCTCCGGATCCCAAAAGTTCTTCCTCTCCGAAACCCTTTGTTGCAATATGTAGGTCTTTGTACTTAAATCTGTGAGGCCAATACTCCATCTCCCATTCTTCAATAATATCTCTGTACTGATTTCTTTTCCACCGCATAAGCGTTGCTGCCGCCACCACCAGGAGGGGGAGGATGCAAGAGATTGCAATGCCAGCTATCAATCTGGAATTTGAGCTCTTGGATTTTCTGTGTGTAATAACATCACATAGCTCCAAATTCAGGAACGAGGCTGCTCCGTTTGTAGTAAAGCTCCAGGCGACTACGTAATGCTCTCCAGCCAGGCCTCCTGTAGCTGCTGAGAAACCAACGTAGATTTCTTCTTCAAGAATGTCGGACAGAGATATATTTTTCAAATATAACAGGGGTTTCTCTGGGCGATTTGAACATGCCTCTGCGATGGTTACTTTGAGCTCGTTTAGAGGATGGTCATAATCAATCCAAGCCTGAATATTCTGGCCATTGCTGAGATCCAATTCTCGCCACTGGCTGTTGTCATTCCAGTAGCCTGCAGTCTCAGATTTTACAGATGTGAGGTCGTTCAAATCGACACCAACGTGATTGTCGTCAATGTCCAAAAATTCCAAGTTCTTTACTGTGTCGAACTCAACCGCGAAGAGATGATTAGAGGCCTTTCCCATGCTTGAAATATTTTTCAACAGGCCAAGATACCCAgaaggtaaaaaaccctctggAGATCTGTGCGGCGTCATTATAAACGCCAGTCCATGCCCGCTTCGTGAGAGACATGAACCGGCGTTAATAATTTTAAACACAAAACTTGTGCTGAAAGACAAAGCAGAACTCAGAGACCCACTATCTTTCATACTCACAGGATGTCCATAAAAAGCACGGCCGATACTGTATTGGGATTGATTAGTAAGGAAGATGGCTTTGGACTGCACTGAAGCATTCCCAAACAATTCGAGGGTCGAAGCATCGAATTGGTTGAAGATAAAACTTGTATCCACTTGTGCAGTAAGCGAGGAAGGGAAGAATAAAAGGAACACACTCACTCCTGCCATTTTCAAGCTCCAGCTCGTCTTCCATTTTCTGTTCCAACATAAAACATAATGACTGACAAATATCATCAtgcaaaagaaaaattcaaggcgGGTTTAAATACAACTGGCCATAGAGGAAAACAAAATTGAAGTAGAAATGGATGCAATAAACATAAAATGAATTTGTTAGTTAATGTTTCTGATTTTGATTGtctataatttttttgtatcaatgtttcggatcagaAATGTGATCCATCAACAATTATTGAGTATTCTTTAATTCTGTTGATGGATGACAGAattgaaagaaatataaaattggaacACAAATAAACTATTCTATTAATTGAAGAAATTACAAGAGCTTCTTGATCAACTGATCAAAGATCAGACTTCTTGATCAACTGATCAAGGATCAGACTAATTGATAGAGAATGAATTACAACTGCCTCATTATATAGAGGTCTTAGATACATCTAGAACTTgtattattagaaataaagcaaaaaactaaaactaaaaaactaaaacaaCTTTTATGCATAATCATCTCAAACAAAACTGAAAAActaaaagcataaaactatgcaAGTAGGAGGAATTACTAAACAATATTCCAACAAGAATATGATCTGAAATACAAAACAAATTATACACAAATAAAACTAAAAACATTAACTAACAGCTACCATGAATTGTGAAAAATAATTCGTTCTATAAAATGAATATGATAATCCAAACTTACAAAAGGGTGCAGACTTACCTTTTTGTGTCTTGCAGAAATTTCATAGTTTTTACGTGGTTTCCCCCCTTATGCCTCTAATGCTCTCTGGTTATTCACCTTTAAAATGTAAACACGAAAAATCATCTTTCATATTGTTCACAGGTTAACTGGACCCATGTTGGGCTGGGTGGATATGTTTGTCCTCGTCATTGGCGTGAGGAATATGATAGTCAATGGCGTGAGGAATAGGATAGTTAATATGATTCACAAGATTAACATAGTCAATAGGACAATAGGTTCTACTATTTTTAATGATCGTCAACATTTCTATATGTAAGAGAATAAAAGGACATGTATTAAAAAAAATAAGTGGATAGAAAATCACATTTTAGTTCAAACAAGGTTAAGGTTCATATAAAAAACATTACATAAATATAAAATTCTTATAGTGAGAGCCGTAGCAGTAGGTGTAGGTGAtagtttctaattcttcagcatctTTCATATATCAATAAAGTTCAAAGTGATGTCAGGGGTTCCATCTTcatcatatttttctttattttcatcatAGGTCTAAGAAATAGCCAATGCCAATTAAAGAAACTTGCTAGAAACAAATCATTTGGAAGTATCCCCTGACAAACACCTAGGAGCAGCACTAGCAAGACACCCAAAAGCACCCCCAAAGGGCCACCCAAGAGTAGCACCTTGAGGGGGAAGCAAGGTTGAGCATTATCAAATATACCACAAAACACTCTTGTGACACCAATCCCTTTGGTCAAAGTTCGCTCATCTCTTTCCTCCTCTTAGGGTTGCTCACCTTCTCATTGGCACCAGAGGGACAAGAGTCTCTTTGCTCGTAGTAATCAAGCTACTTCGACCCTACTATTTTTGTTTTTTGAACTAttaatattttgatattcaatttgatAATGAACTCCTCCATTCTCTCAACCTTCTCCTtataaaataaatcataaaaaaatgttgCTACTATATTACTTTTGTACATGATCTAGAGCATACTTTTTGTTTCTACTATCCTAATAGTATAAAAGATACATACCCTCTATCCTCAATTCTCTTTTGGCCTTTTCCATCTACTAGTTTCACATTGAAGATGATGCAAGTTAGTCCTCAAATAGGCAATGAGAATTTTTTATCCTCATGGGACATTGGTCTCTAAATAGGCCTCATACTGATGGTCCAATGTGGTTTAAATTGTTGAACATGTGAgtcttggttgtcattgatgttaaatatATGAGTATTTATCAAACATATTGAGTTTTTGTTGACATATAAGTATTGGTTGTCAATGTTGGTAAACTTAGTAGTGGTTCAGTTGTTGGTGCTATTGGTTTGTCTATGCATTGTTGAGTCTTATTGTTGATCTGGCTATTGGTTTGAAAGTATCACAATGCAAATGTATATGGTTTGACAATATTTTGGTTAAGCCTTTGATATTGGTTATATCTGGTTGTTGGCCCAAATATCTATCACTAATTAGTATGATGCAAAGTTGTATACAGTCTTTATGTAAAATGATGTGGTGCTTTTAGGATTTGGTGGATATACTATGGAAACTATTTGAAAGTGTTTTGTATATTAATATGTTGTGTTTCTGAATGACTGATGCATTTTTTGCTTAATCTAAAAATTATTATGGTAACTGGTATCTTTGTTTGTTAATGTATGGCTACATTGGATATGTATTAGATGGACTTGTAGATTGGTATAGAATAGTTTTCGTGGATTGATCttcctacatttcatttttcagTTGATAGATGTTGACTATAAGAGTTGTCTATGTTCAGAATGTTATGCATTACTCATCTTGCTAGTTCTCTATGGGTGTTGTGGATCATTCAATTCATACTTCTATCACATTATGATACTTTTGTGATGGTCCACATATACTTTTTTAGGTCCAGATTAAGTGTTTTTGGTAAAACAAATCAATATGAACTATCTTAAGTGTTTTGATTTGAGCAATTGCATGTAAAGTCTTTTTGGTATATTTGGGAGGTGTGTCGACTTGGTGTGAACCCTCACATGTCTCTTTTTCCTTTTGCATTCATTGTGTTTGGGTCAATGATGCAAATTATACATTTTACATCTTCTTCTGGCCAACCTTGTAGAGATTATTATTGATCCAGTTGGTATATAATAAATAGATCAATTGGGTTGGGACATGTGGTAGAGGTGTGTATTGTAGGTGTATGGAATGGAGATGAGTATGTAAGATGTGATTCGAGTTTAAAATAGTGCAGTGGTCTGGATGTGTTATGTTGTAGAGAAAGAAGTTGAGTCAAATGAGTATCAAGTTGTGAACTCCTATCTGCATATTGGTAGATGCTATTCTCTATTGCAATTCAATTTGTTATCATTATTGTATCTAGACAAGTAGTTTGCATCTTTTCCTAAAGAAGTGTTCTTTGGTTGTGCAACTCTTTTTTTTTGTATCTTTTCCTAAAGTTATGTCCTTTACCTTGCAAGTTTAGAGTAGTGATCTCCCTAGCCTATGGCCTATACTCATTTTAAACACTTATtacatatattgtgagtttgattctcaacatggtttttcccaatttgttTTTTTCATGGAAAAATATTGGCGTTCTTGTGTGGATACATTTATTTTTTCAGTTATTAAATACTTTCATGCACATTTGATGAATGAATATTATGGTTTAAGTTTGTTTAATCTAATCAAGTTTTAGTGTAtgttgattcaccacccctcttagcatctagtagtgttcaacacttggtattagagctttggtacCTAAAGAAATAGCTTAACCATTGAGTTAGATCTAGGAATTTTAACACTATGTTTGGAGAAGAGCTGAATGATATGGATTTAATGAGTTAGAGTGATTGGGATTATGTTTATATTTTTGTTGATATGAAATAAGAATTAAGATCTGTGTTGGCAGACttcgaagaaagaagagaaaaacacaacaaagcaattgaaaagattatttatttaagAAGCTTGCTTGAAAAAGAAAGAAGGTAATTGATGATTTTGaaacaaagcttgatgagaagaATAAAGAATGttcaagacatgaagaagaagTGATTAGACTTAAGAAGGAACTAAAAGATGCTAATGATTAGTTTTAAAATGGACTAAAAATCAAAGGTAGAAGTGAAGTACTTGATGCAATGCCCAGTTCTCAAAAACATAGTAAAGATAAAGGAGGGATTGCCTATGAAAGTGGTAAATATTGTAATTAATCTAATAagaaggataaaggaaagaaaaggatCAAGAATGAATTGAAGAACTCTAATAAAGAATCACAATGATTTCATTTCGATTGGGAACCTTTGCAACTCCTAGAATTGGAAGAACTTCAAGAGATCTCCTTCTACTCTTTCGATGTATTCCTCATCTTTTAATGATAactttttttcatgcaataaatttggatttagagctagtgaatgtagaagtcggatcaaaaatcaatcctttaatgGAAATGTCACTATTGTAATATGTTTGGACACAAGAAAAGTGAATGAAGAAGTAGGTTAAATTGAATGGATATGAAAATATAGGCTTTAGTAGATATATTCAATCTTTCAATGGGTACATTAAGTTTTTTTTCATTGCAACCTTTATTATCTTATCAATCAAGCTTTATGAACAAGTAGCATAATCAACGATACTTGATTTGTTATATGTCTTGTATGCATAAATTTTAGAGTTCTTTATCTACCCATACTAttacaaataacaaaataaaaaataccaCAAAATATAATTAATCCTTCACCAAAATGATTGAATTCGACATTCTTCATTAACACCTTGactatttttgttttccttttcaatAAGTCATAGAGGATTATTATCCTCTTTGTTGTATACTATGCTAATTTATTCATCAGCTATCCTCAAATTGAGGTTAGCCAGTTTTAAGAAATTCCTTGTATTGAGATAAAGATGAAATATATTTTTTAGGACTATAAAGTGGTCCTTACATCCTAACCCATTTCTTCTAGAAAAATTTGAAACTTAGATGGCAAAATTTAACATGGTACAATTTTGGTGTGTTTACCATTATCAAAAATTTTAAATCAAATGTATTGCTTATTTTGGACTATTTTCTATAGTTGAATGTTTCTTTCCCATGCTTCTTTTATTatgatatttatgtaattatatccCTTGCCATTATTACCTACATTCTTCTAAATTATAAATTGTGTAGCCTTCAAAAGTAGGTGTCTTTCAACCATCATGCTCATGAGTTTTCATGGGACatattatgtctctaccattagtGGTATGCCCTAACCTAGATCCACTTTTCCATGGGTAACCTCTATAGTTCCAATACACTAGTTTTAAGTGCTCTTGGGGGGAAGGGAACTAGTTTCTATTTGGTTTGGGGCCAAAGGTTTAAGTATCTAATTTTTCCACCCGTTATTTCTTTGTTACATACGTTACCACCCTTTTTTAACCTTTctttttctttgatattctcttgTCTTTGttgtgtttttagaaaaataatcATTGATGATGAATTTTCCATTTTGCAACCATGCTCTTCTACATTTGTCTCTCGTTTCTTTTTTACCAGTCCAACTCATTTTCGCCTCTTCTTGCAATGAGGTTAAATATTTATCTAAGAATAAACAAGGGCACTTCAAAAGCCTCTTTTAATATAAGTTATAAGATGTGAAAAACTTGCCAAGTTCCCAATTTGCCAAGCCTATATGAAAACACTTTGATATCTTAAATTAGACCTCTCCATTATTTTGCTTCATATTTTAGTATATACATCCCATAATCTTTTGTAGGATTATCCCATTAACATATAGGGGTAGGTTGATTACTTATCATCAATAAATTCTTCTTGTTTGCAATGACATATTGTGACCATTATCATATACCTTAGTCATAGACAACAACAAGCCATAGAAGAAGTATAGACagcctcattgtcttacaaaaCAAACACACAGATTTGCCTTAGCCATGAATAGTTCTTCTATCAtacttaagataattaaataagacttaatttatgaattcaatCAAAGATCTTATGATTAATCTAGACTATTAATAATTCTACTATATTTAACATTATATATTGAATAGATCTAGTAACAAGACCATACACATTTATTTTTTACAAAATGATGTatctaaataataaatattttctatctaatatatttgacacaaaccttCTATAAAAACCCTAAAACAACATCTAATTATTACAATCCACAATTTTATATGCAATTTCAACTACTAAATTACAAAAAGAAAACATAATTTATatacaatttattattatataCTATTATGAATATATCACACCATAAATCAATTACAAAACTCACACTAAACTATGTTTTTTTAAGTTTTATCTAGTCACAACAATGTGTATGCAACACTCAAAATGTCAAAAAATAAAAGACTCACTGTATTCTGATTTTCAAATAATTACGTCGAAGGCGTGTTTTATATGAAATGGATGGACTCATTTTAGACATCGACGGTAGAAACGGTTGGAAATGGAATGCAAGACGATCAATAACATCGCAGCCGTTGCatcttcattgttttttatttgcgAAAGTTTATGGATGGGACCCTTTGCAATCAATCTTGATGGATGGGGGACGTATCTATTCTTGCTCCAAAAAGACAGTAcgaattgactaacacgcgtgtttgtCGCGCGTTTTACattgtcgattttgcaattaacgactgtgattgactaacctgtcactaacacgctgtacgaaagaTCTGTTTTGGAACTAGAATAGGCACGACCATAGATGGGACCCTTTGTAGTCAATCTTGTCAGCTCTTTGTGTAGCTTTTTCTTGGGCTTCGAAGACAAGATGGAAATTAAGTATTTATAGACGAAGGTGAGGCCGTAGTTTCCAATCACCTGCAAAACATTTTTAATCGCCATTGCTCTCGAATCAAATAATGCAATCACCAAATTTTTGTAAATTTATCTCTAACAACCTGTCCTTTTTTCTCGACCCAAAACAATTGCTTTTAGTGTGACAGAGAACTTCTCCATGATCTCACCAGACCAGTGAATCGATTTATTAAAATAACAAGCAGGCTTTCAGTTGCTTTGATGCCTGCAAGGGTTTTCAAATAGACAGAAGAAGACATGGTTAAAATTAGAGCAAGAGGTGGATCTCTTTGGCAGCCTCTTTGACTGTATTCAAAAATTTATATTTGACATTTCTTGATTTCTGCTAGAAAACAATCTGGAAATATATAACATCTCTATTGTCTTCCACTTGCTTGAAGATTGAAACTGCAT
The nucleotide sequence above comes from Cryptomeria japonica chromosome 11, Sugi_1.0, whole genome shotgun sequence. Encoded proteins:
- the LOC131049466 gene encoding L-type lectin-domain containing receptor kinase SIT2-like; this translates as MKFLQDTKRKWKTSWSLKMAGVSVFLLFFPSSLTAQVDTSFIFNQFDASTLELFGNASVQSKAIFLTNQSQYSIGRAFYGHPVSMKDSGSLSSALSFSTSFVFKIINAGSCLSRSGHGLAFIMTPHRSPEGFLPSGYLGLLKNISSMGKASNHLFAVEFDTVKNLEFLDIDDNHVGVDLNDLTSVKSETAGYWNDNSQWRELDLSNGQNIQAWIDYDHPLNELKVTIAEACSNRPEKPLLYLKNISLSDILEEEIYVGFSAATGGLAGEHYVVAWSFTTNGAASFLNLELCDVITHRKSKSSNSRLIAGIAISCILPLLVVAAATLMRWKRNQYRDIIEEWEMEYWPHRFKYKDLHIATKGFGEEELLGSGGFGRVYRGVLATNGLQVAVKCILRETEEGMREFIAEISSLGRLQHRNLVQIRGFCRRIKRLFIVYDYMPSGSLDKMIFGKPKKVFEWIHRYKVLKDVAAGLLYLHEGWEQRVVHRDIKSSNVLLDSELNGKLGDFGLARLYEHNENSHTTRVVGTLGYIAPELIHTGKACPATDVFSFGIFLLEVACGRRPVEPTLQPEQVVMVDWVRELYSAGNLMDAADPNLGGQYDEVEMERVLKLGLLCSNPQPEGRIGMRQALQILEEEAPIPGFSDEFNLEMNAPKSSLNSPSYSTSMSLD